A genome region from Streptomyces pratensis includes the following:
- a CDS encoding S28 family serine protease, whose translation MRKVLRGVLSLAVLIGTVSATGASAGAATAAQPAAKQGSSTGSGESSSEDIKDRILAIPGMSLIEEKPYPGYRFFVLNYTQPVDHRRPSKGTFQQRVTLLHKDTSRPTVFFTSGYNVSTNPSRSEPTQIVDGNQVSLEYRFFTPSRPAPADWSKLDIWQAASDQHRVFKALKKIYSENWLSTGGSKGGMTATYFERFYPKDMDGVVAYVAPNDVVNNEDSAYDRFFARVGTEECRNRLNGVQREALVRREPLEKKYEAYAAENGLTFDTVGTLDKAYEAVVMDYVWAFWQYSLVADCAALPADAPNATDQEIWDSVDGISGFSAYADQGLGTYTPYYYQAGTQLGSPDIEQPWLGNLSRYGYQPPRNFVPRSIPMKFQPSAMRDVDSWVKNNARHMLYVYGENDPWGAEPFRLGKGARDSHVYTVPGGNHGSKVAGLVADQKAAATAAILRWAGVAPTAVEADPSKAKPLAKFDARLDVRDDELQRDRGTLRP comes from the coding sequence ATGCGCAAGGTGCTCAGAGGCGTTCTGTCGCTGGCGGTGCTCATAGGCACAGTGAGTGCGACCGGAGCCTCGGCCGGAGCGGCCACCGCCGCACAGCCGGCCGCGAAGCAGGGCAGCTCCACCGGCAGCGGTGAGAGCAGCAGCGAGGACATCAAGGACCGCATCCTGGCCATCCCGGGAATGAGCCTGATCGAGGAGAAGCCCTACCCCGGCTACCGTTTCTTCGTCCTCAACTACACCCAGCCGGTCGACCACAGGCGCCCCTCCAAGGGCACCTTCCAGCAGCGCGTCACGCTGCTGCACAAGGACACGTCCCGGCCCACGGTCTTCTTCACCAGCGGCTACAACGTCTCGACCAACCCCAGCCGCAGCGAGCCGACACAGATCGTCGACGGGAACCAGGTCTCCCTGGAGTACCGGTTCTTCACCCCGTCCCGCCCGGCACCCGCCGACTGGTCGAAGCTCGACATCTGGCAGGCCGCCAGTGACCAGCACCGGGTCTTCAAGGCGCTGAAGAAGATCTACTCCGAGAACTGGCTCAGCACCGGCGGTTCCAAGGGCGGTATGACCGCCACCTACTTCGAGCGCTTCTACCCGAAGGACATGGACGGCGTCGTCGCCTACGTCGCCCCCAACGACGTGGTAAACAACGAGGATTCGGCGTACGACCGCTTCTTCGCACGCGTCGGCACCGAGGAGTGCCGGAACCGGCTGAACGGTGTCCAGCGCGAGGCACTCGTCCGCCGTGAGCCGCTGGAGAAGAAGTACGAGGCGTACGCCGCCGAGAACGGCCTGACCTTCGACACGGTCGGCACGCTCGACAAGGCGTACGAGGCCGTCGTCATGGACTACGTCTGGGCGTTCTGGCAGTACAGCCTGGTCGCCGACTGCGCGGCACTCCCGGCCGACGCCCCGAACGCCACCGACCAGGAGATCTGGGACTCCGTCGACGGCATCTCGGGCTTCTCCGCCTACGCCGACCAGGGCCTGGGGACCTACACGCCGTACTACTACCAGGCGGGGACCCAGCTCGGTTCGCCCGACATCGAGCAGCCCTGGCTCGGGAACCTGAGCCGCTACGGCTACCAGCCGCCGCGCAACTTCGTGCCGCGCTCCATCCCGATGAAGTTCCAGCCCTCGGCCATGCGTGACGTGGACAGCTGGGTGAAGAACAACGCCCGTCACATGCTCTACGTCTACGGCGAGAACGACCCGTGGGGCGCCGAGCCCTTCCGTCTCGGCAAGGGCGCCCGCGACAGCCACGTCTACACCGTGCCGGGCGGAAACCACGGGTCCAAGGTCGCCGGCCTCGTCGCCGACCAGAAGGCCGCGGCCACCGCCGCCATCCTGCGCTGGGCAGGGGTCGCCCCCACGGCGGTCGAGGCCGATCCGTCGAAGGCGAAGCCCCTCGCGAAGTTCGACGCGCGCCTGGACGTGCGGGACGACGAACTCCAGCGTGACCGGGGAACGCTGAGGCCGTAA
- a CDS encoding glycoside hydrolase family 3 protein — MHHRTSRRTLLTATAVTAAAAATGVAALPGAAQAAASGTSPDSRLKRLIARMSLEEKVGQLFVMRVHGHSATEPDQADVDANLTEIGVRDAAELISTYHVGGIIYFAWAHNTRDPHQIADLSNGIQRAGLAGPTPLPLLVSTDQEHGIVCRVGEPATLLPGAMALGAGGSRSDARAAGRIAGAELAALGINQNYAPDADVNVNPANPVIGVRSFGSDPDSVAGMVAAQVKGYQSSGVASTAKHFPGHGDTSTDSHTGLPVISHTREQWAELDAPPFRAAVAAGIDSIMTAHIVVPALDPSEDPATLSHPILTGILREELGYDGVVVTDALGMEGVRTKYGDERVPVLALLAGVDQLLNPPDLKVAWTAVLDAVKSGEISEARIEESILRILRLKTKLGLFRDPYVTHRGVDRTVGIPSHLAAADRIAERTTTLLSNTGSLLPLSRRSHKNLLVVGADPASPSGTTGPPTTTLAGAFVELGYAATALSTGTAPTQAKIAEAVAAAQGKDAVVVGTYNVTATSSQRTLVSALAATGVPVITLAIRNPYDIARLAGTGYAASLAAYSWTDVELRAAARVIAGRARPEGRLPVPVQRADDPAQALYPVGYGLSYGSYATPSP; from the coding sequence GTGCACCACCGCACCTCCAGACGCACCCTCCTCACCGCCACGGCGGTCACCGCCGCGGCCGCCGCGACCGGCGTGGCCGCTCTTCCCGGCGCCGCGCAGGCAGCCGCATCAGGCACCTCCCCGGACAGCCGTCTCAAGCGGCTCATCGCCCGGATGAGCCTGGAGGAGAAGGTCGGCCAGCTCTTCGTGATGCGGGTGCACGGGCACTCCGCCACCGAGCCCGACCAGGCGGACGTCGACGCCAATCTCACCGAGATCGGGGTCCGCGACGCTGCCGAGCTGATCTCCACGTACCACGTCGGCGGCATCATCTACTTCGCCTGGGCGCACAACACCCGCGACCCGCACCAGATCGCCGACCTCTCCAACGGCATCCAGCGGGCCGGGCTCGCCGGGCCCACCCCGCTGCCGCTCCTCGTCTCCACCGACCAGGAGCACGGCATCGTGTGCCGCGTCGGCGAGCCCGCGACGCTGCTGCCGGGCGCCATGGCGCTGGGCGCGGGCGGTTCACGCTCCGACGCGCGCGCGGCGGGCCGGATCGCCGGGGCCGAGCTCGCGGCCCTGGGCATCAACCAGAACTACGCGCCGGACGCGGACGTCAACGTCAACCCGGCCAACCCCGTCATCGGCGTGCGTTCCTTCGGCTCCGACCCGGATTCGGTCGCCGGGATGGTCGCCGCGCAGGTGAAGGGCTATCAGAGCTCCGGCGTCGCCTCGACGGCCAAGCACTTCCCGGGCCACGGGGACACCAGCACCGACAGCCACACCGGCCTGCCGGTCATCAGCCACACCCGCGAGCAGTGGGCCGAGCTGGACGCCCCGCCGTTCCGGGCGGCCGTCGCCGCAGGGATCGACTCGATCATGACGGCCCACATCGTGGTGCCCGCCCTGGACCCGTCGGAGGACCCGGCCACCCTGTCGCACCCGATCCTCACCGGGATCCTGCGCGAGGAGCTCGGCTACGACGGTGTGGTGGTCACCGACGCCCTCGGGATGGAGGGTGTCCGCACGAAGTACGGCGACGAGCGCGTCCCCGTCCTCGCCCTGCTGGCCGGCGTCGACCAGCTGCTCAACCCGCCGGACCTCAAGGTTGCCTGGACCGCCGTCCTCGACGCGGTGAAGAGCGGCGAGATCAGCGAGGCGCGCATCGAGGAATCGATCCTGCGCATCCTGCGGCTGAAGACGAAACTGGGCCTGTTCCGCGATCCGTACGTCACCCACCGGGGCGTCGACCGAACCGTCGGCATCCCGTCCCACCTCGCCGCCGCCGACCGGATCGCCGAGCGGACGACCACGCTGCTGTCCAACACGGGTTCGCTGCTGCCCCTCTCCCGCCGGTCCCACAAGAACCTCCTGGTGGTCGGCGCCGATCCCGCCTCCCCCTCCGGCACGACCGGTCCCCCGACGACCACGCTCGCCGGGGCCTTCGTGGAGCTGGGCTACGCGGCGACCGCGCTGTCCACCGGCACGGCCCCGACCCAGGCGAAGATCGCGGAGGCGGTGGCCGCGGCGCAGGGCAAGGACGCGGTGGTCGTGGGCACGTACAACGTCACGGCGACCAGTTCCCAGCGCACCCTGGTCAGCGCCCTCGCGGCGACCGGCGTCCCGGTGATCACGCTCGCGATCCGGAATCCGTACGACATCGCCCGACTGGCCGGCACCGGCTACGCCGCGAGCCTCGCCGCGTACTCGTGGACGGACGTCGAGCTGCGGGCGGCCGCTCGCGTGATCGCGGGGCGGGCCCGGCCGGAGGGCCGGCTCCCGGTGCCGGTGCAGCGGGCGGACGACCCCGCACAGGCGCTGTACCCAGTCGGCTACGGCCTGTCGTACGGGAGCTACGCCACTCCTTCGCCGTAA
- a CDS encoding ABC transporter ATP-binding protein, whose product MTGYAWRYRRNVVLALGSSLAGMAVMALVPLITKVIIDDVVGSHTRSLGLWTGLLIGAAVLVYVATFIRRYYGGRLALDVQHDLRTEMYGTLTRLDGKRQDELSTGQVVGRATSDLQLIQGLLFMLPMTIGNILLFLISLVIMAWLSLPLTLVALAVAPALWFIARRSKARLFPATWYAQSQAAAVAGVVDGAVSGVRVVKGFGQEEQETGKLREVSRRLFAGRLRTIRLNSRYTPALQAVPALGQVAMLALGGWLATRGEITLGTFVAFSTYLAQLVGPVRMLAMVLTVGQQARAGVERVLELIDTEPSMKDGTRTLPADAPASVEFDDVRFGYDEDRPVLDGFSLTIEPGETVAVVGASGSGKSTVSLLLPRFYDVSHGAVLVGGHDVRELTQDSLRAAIGLVPEDSFLFSESVGANIAYGYPGATQEQIETAARAAQAHGFISALPEGYDTKVGEHGLTLSGGQRQRVALARALLTDPRLLLLDDATSAVDARVEHEIHEVLARVMEGRTTLLIAHRRSTLGLADRIAVLDHGRLADIGTHAELERRSALYRRLLTDPDELGGTSPGHRPATAVATEDDRALQEELDAEFDAERGVTPGLWIRKEEQRDAAAAAMPATPELLAQVDALPPATDAPAIDEASAVRPEKSYGLRRLLHGFGAPLLVSLALVAVDAGMGLLLPVLIRHGIDDGVTKMALGAVWAAAGFGLLAVLVQWVAQIGETRMTGRTGERVLYSLRLKIFAQLQRLGLDYYERELTGRIMTRMTTDVDALSTFLQTGLVTAFVSLVTFFGITVVLLVLDVQLALVVFATLPVLIVGTYFFRRKSVKAYELARTRISVVNADLQESVSGLRIVQAFRRELDGAERFAARSDHYRQARVRGQWLISVYFPFVQLLASVAAAAVLIVGAGRVDNGTLTTGALVAYLLYIDLFFAPVQQLSQVFDGYQQASVSLGRIQELLREPTSTADHDDPQDVTSLRGEIAFEDVSFAYADEEEALTGIDLRIPAGQTVAFVGETGAGKSTLVKLVARFYDPTSGRITADGTDLRLLDRTAYRHRLGVVPQEAYLFEGTVRDAIAYGLPEATDAQVESAARAVGAHDMIATLEDGYLHEVAERGRNLSAGQRQLIALARAELVDPDILLLDEATASLDLASEAQVNQATDRLAGRRTTLVVAHRLTTAARADRVVVMDGGRVAEDGTHDELLAREGAYARLWRTFIGEGIGEDTPAGV is encoded by the coding sequence CTGACCGGGTACGCGTGGCGCTACCGCCGCAACGTCGTGCTGGCGCTGGGCTCGTCCCTCGCGGGCATGGCCGTGATGGCGCTCGTCCCGCTCATCACCAAGGTGATCATCGACGACGTCGTCGGCAGCCACACCCGTTCCCTCGGCCTGTGGACCGGTCTGCTCATCGGTGCGGCTGTCCTCGTCTACGTCGCCACCTTCATCCGCCGTTACTACGGCGGGCGGCTCGCCCTGGACGTGCAGCACGATCTGCGGACCGAGATGTACGGCACCCTCACCCGGCTCGACGGGAAGCGGCAGGACGAGCTCTCCACCGGTCAGGTCGTCGGACGCGCCACCAGCGACCTTCAGCTGATCCAGGGCCTCCTCTTCATGCTCCCGATGACCATCGGGAACATCCTGCTCTTCCTCATCTCCCTGGTGATCATGGCGTGGCTCTCGCTGCCCCTGACCCTCGTCGCCCTCGCCGTCGCCCCCGCCCTCTGGTTCATCGCCCGCCGCTCGAAGGCCCGGCTCTTCCCCGCCACCTGGTACGCCCAGAGCCAGGCCGCCGCCGTCGCCGGGGTGGTCGACGGGGCCGTCTCCGGCGTACGGGTCGTCAAGGGGTTCGGCCAGGAGGAGCAGGAGACCGGCAAACTCCGTGAGGTCAGCCGCAGGCTCTTCGCCGGCCGGCTGCGCACGATCCGGCTGAACTCCCGCTACACCCCGGCGCTCCAGGCCGTCCCCGCGCTCGGCCAGGTCGCCATGCTGGCACTCGGCGGCTGGCTCGCCACCAGGGGCGAGATCACGCTCGGCACATTCGTCGCCTTCTCCACCTACCTCGCCCAGCTCGTCGGCCCGGTCCGGATGCTCGCCATGGTCCTCACCGTCGGCCAGCAGGCACGGGCCGGTGTGGAGCGCGTCCTGGAGCTGATCGACACCGAGCCGTCCATGAAGGACGGCACCAGGACGCTCCCGGCCGACGCCCCCGCGAGCGTCGAGTTCGACGACGTCCGCTTCGGCTACGACGAGGACCGTCCCGTCCTCGACGGGTTCTCCCTCACCATCGAGCCGGGCGAGACCGTTGCCGTGGTCGGCGCCTCAGGCAGCGGCAAGTCGACCGTCTCGCTCCTGCTGCCCCGCTTCTACGACGTGTCGCACGGCGCGGTCCTGGTCGGCGGCCACGACGTCCGTGAGCTGACCCAGGACTCGCTGCGGGCCGCCATCGGGCTGGTGCCCGAGGACAGCTTCCTCTTCTCCGAGTCCGTCGGCGCCAACATCGCGTACGGATACCCGGGCGCCACCCAGGAGCAGATCGAGACCGCCGCCCGTGCCGCCCAGGCGCACGGCTTCATCTCCGCGCTGCCCGAGGGATACGACACCAAGGTCGGCGAGCACGGGCTCACCCTCTCCGGCGGCCAGCGCCAGCGCGTGGCGCTCGCCCGCGCCCTCCTCACCGACCCCCGCCTGCTGCTGCTCGACGACGCCACCTCGGCGGTCGACGCGCGGGTCGAACACGAGATCCACGAGGTCCTGGCGCGGGTCATGGAGGGCCGCACGACCCTGCTGATAGCCCACCGCCGGTCCACGCTCGGCCTCGCCGACCGCATCGCGGTCCTCGACCACGGGCGGCTCGCCGACATCGGTACGCACGCCGAGCTGGAGCGCCGCTCCGCGCTCTACCGCCGGCTCCTCACCGACCCGGACGAGCTGGGCGGCACCTCCCCGGGGCACCGGCCGGCCACGGCCGTGGCAACCGAGGACGACCGTGCGCTCCAGGAGGAGCTGGACGCCGAGTTCGACGCCGAGCGTGGCGTCACCCCCGGGCTGTGGATCCGGAAGGAGGAGCAGCGTGACGCGGCGGCCGCCGCCATGCCCGCCACTCCCGAGCTGCTCGCGCAGGTCGACGCGCTGCCACCCGCCACCGACGCCCCCGCGATCGACGAGGCGAGCGCGGTGCGACCGGAGAAGTCGTACGGCCTGCGCAGGCTGCTGCACGGCTTCGGCGCCCCGCTGCTGGTGAGCCTGGCACTGGTCGCCGTCGACGCGGGCATGGGCCTGCTCCTGCCCGTGCTCATCCGGCACGGCATCGACGACGGCGTCACCAAGATGGCGCTCGGCGCGGTCTGGGCGGCGGCCGGATTCGGCCTGCTCGCCGTGCTCGTGCAGTGGGTGGCCCAGATCGGTGAGACCCGGATGACGGGCCGCACCGGGGAACGCGTGCTGTACTCCCTGCGCCTCAAGATCTTCGCGCAGCTCCAGCGGCTCGGCCTCGACTACTACGAGCGCGAGCTGACCGGCCGGATCATGACCCGGATGACGACGGACGTGGACGCGCTGTCCACGTTCCTCCAGACGGGCCTCGTCACCGCCTTCGTCTCCCTCGTCACCTTCTTCGGCATCACGGTCGTGCTGCTCGTCCTCGACGTCCAGCTGGCCCTGGTCGTCTTCGCGACGCTGCCGGTGCTGATCGTCGGTACGTACTTCTTCCGCCGCAAGAGCGTCAAGGCGTACGAGCTCGCCCGGACACGCATCAGCGTCGTCAACGCCGACCTCCAGGAGTCCGTCTCCGGGCTGCGGATCGTCCAGGCGTTCCGGCGCGAGCTCGACGGTGCCGAGAGGTTCGCGGCGCGCAGCGACCACTACCGCCAGGCGAGGGTGCGGGGGCAGTGGCTGATCTCGGTCTACTTCCCGTTCGTGCAGCTGCTGGCGTCCGTCGCGGCGGCGGCAGTGCTGATCGTCGGCGCGGGCCGGGTCGACAACGGCACGCTGACGACGGGCGCGCTCGTCGCCTACCTGCTCTACATCGACCTGTTCTTCGCCCCCGTGCAGCAGCTGTCCCAGGTCTTCGACGGCTACCAGCAGGCCAGCGTCTCCCTCGGCCGGATCCAGGAACTCCTGCGGGAGCCGACGTCCACGGCCGACCACGACGATCCGCAGGACGTGACGTCGCTGCGCGGCGAGATCGCGTTCGAGGACGTGTCGTTCGCGTACGCCGACGAGGAGGAGGCCCTCACGGGGATCGACCTGCGGATCCCGGCGGGCCAGACGGTCGCCTTCGTCGGCGAGACGGGGGCGGGCAAGTCGACGCTGGTCAAGCTCGTCGCCCGCTTCTACGACCCGACGAGCGGCCGGATCACGGCCGACGGCACGGATCTGCGCCTGCTCGACAGGACGGCGTACCGCCACCGGCTGGGAGTCGTGCCGCAGGAGGCCTACCTCTTCGAGGGGACGGTCCGCGACGCCATCGCCTACGGGCTCCCGGAGGCCACCGACGCGCAGGTGGAGTCGGCGGCCCGGGCGGTCGGCGCGCACGACATGATCGCCACCCTGGAGGACGGCTACCTGCACGAGGTCGCCGAGCGGGGCCGCAACCTCTCGGCCGGTCAGCGGCAGCTGATCGCGCTCGCCCGCGCCGAGCTGGTCGACCCGGACATCCTGCTGCTCGACGAGGCCACCGCCTCCCTCGACCTGGCCAGTGAGGCGCAGGTCAACCAGGCCACCGACCGGCTGGCGGGCCGGCGCACCACGCTGGTGGTCGCCCACCGGCTGACGACGGCAGCCCGCGCCGACCGGGTCGTGGTGATGGACGGGGGAAGGGTCGCCGAGGACGGCACACATGACGAGCTGCTGGCCAGGGAAGGCGCGTACGCGCGGCTGTGGCGCACCTTCATAGGAGAGGGCATAGGGGAGGACACCCCGGCGGGTGTATGA
- a CDS encoding GAF domain-containing protein, giving the protein MLPPASFPVPGPGDAARHELLQSVVDVARAIFGAAASSVCLLDEEADELVFQAVSGEGEEFLVGRRFPAGRGIAGWVATSGEPMIVDDLSRNTSFDRSLAESTQYVPDSLMAAPLISDARVLGVLEVLDPSPQARSDVRELDLLAMFARQAAAALRVLAPQAAGSGGRVLEGERREDALQLLGSLERLLRGTG; this is encoded by the coding sequence ATGCTCCCTCCGGCGTCCTTCCCCGTACCCGGCCCGGGTGACGCGGCCCGGCACGAGCTGCTCCAGTCGGTCGTCGACGTGGCGCGCGCCATCTTCGGGGCGGCGGCGAGCTCCGTCTGCCTGCTGGACGAGGAGGCGGACGAGCTGGTCTTCCAGGCGGTATCCGGGGAGGGCGAGGAGTTCCTGGTGGGGCGCCGGTTCCCCGCCGGACGCGGCATCGCCGGCTGGGTGGCGACCTCGGGCGAGCCGATGATCGTCGACGACCTGAGCCGGAACACGTCCTTCGACCGCTCGCTGGCGGAGTCCACGCAGTACGTCCCGGACTCCCTGATGGCCGCCCCGCTGATCAGCGACGCGCGCGTCCTCGGGGTCCTGGAGGTGCTGGACCCCTCCCCCCAGGCCCGGTCGGACGTCCGTGAACTGGACCTGCTGGCGATGTTCGCCCGGCAGGCGGCTGCCGCGCTGCGGGTGCTCGCCCCGCAGGCGGCGGGCAGCGGCGGGCGGGTGCTGGAGGGCGAACGGCGCGAGGACGCGTTGCAGCTGCTCGGCAGCCTGGAGCGACTCCTGCGGGGCACGGGCTGA
- a CDS encoding EamA family transporter: MRPLHIALAALVAAVWGVNFVVIEVGLDHFPPLLFSALRFLVAALPAVFLVGRPTVAWKWIIGVGLALGVAKFGLLFIGMDQGMPAGLSSLVLQVQAVFTALFAALALSERPGRTRVLGMGVALAGIGVAAVDEGAGGPVLAFVLVVLAAACWGVSNVITRKAAPRDSLNFMVWVSTVPVLPLLGLSLLFEGWDRDTEALASLDWTGAGTVVYVAWISTVFGFAAWGFLLRHHPASSVAPFTLLVPVFGMSSAALFLGEPVSPLRWCAAALLVGGVALTSLARPRPAVAPPLPEAEEAEEAEGAKGAKGAKEAEQVQEAQEAGEPGEARQARV, translated from the coding sequence ATGCGTCCCCTCCACATCGCCCTGGCCGCGCTGGTCGCCGCCGTCTGGGGTGTGAACTTCGTCGTCATCGAGGTGGGTCTCGACCACTTCCCGCCCCTGCTCTTCTCCGCCCTCCGCTTCCTCGTCGCCGCGCTGCCCGCGGTGTTCCTCGTCGGCAGGCCCACGGTCGCCTGGAAGTGGATCATCGGGGTGGGCCTAGCCCTGGGGGTGGCCAAATTCGGGCTGCTCTTCATCGGGATGGACCAGGGGATGCCCGCCGGGCTCTCCTCCCTCGTCCTCCAGGTCCAGGCCGTCTTCACCGCCCTCTTCGCCGCCCTGGCCCTGTCCGAACGGCCCGGCAGGACACGCGTCCTGGGCATGGGCGTCGCGCTCGCAGGCATCGGTGTGGCCGCCGTCGACGAGGGGGCGGGCGGGCCGGTTCTCGCGTTCGTCCTGGTGGTCCTCGCGGCGGCCTGCTGGGGTGTGTCCAACGTGATCACCCGGAAGGCGGCGCCGAGGGACTCCCTCAACTTCATGGTGTGGGTCTCGACCGTGCCGGTGCTGCCTCTGCTCGGCCTCTCACTGCTCTTCGAGGGCTGGGACAGGGACACCGAGGCCCTGGCCTCGCTCGACTGGACCGGCGCCGGAACCGTCGTCTACGTCGCCTGGATCTCCACCGTCTTCGGCTTCGCGGCCTGGGGCTTCCTGCTCCGCCACCACCCCGCTTCGTCGGTGGCCCCGTTCACCCTGCTCGTGCCCGTCTTCGGGATGTCCTCGGCCGCGCTCTTCCTCGGTGAGCCGGTCAGCCCCCTGCGGTGGTGCGCGGCGGCCCTTCTGGTCGGCGGGGTGGCCCTGACCTCCCTGGCCAGGCCCCGCCCCGCCGTCGCCCCACCACTGCCGGAGGCCGAGGAGGCCGAGGAGGCCGAGGGGGCCAAGGGGGCCAAGGGGGCCAAGGAGGCCGAGCAGGTCCAAGAGGCCCAGGAGGCAGGGGAGCCCGGGGAGGCCCGGCAGGCGCGGGTATGA
- a CDS encoding sugar phosphate isomerase/epimerase family protein encodes MKLAFSTLGVPGMPVADVVRLAAGNGYHGVELRAHPEEPVHPGLTALERTAVAEEFKRGGVEVLTVAGYVRVAAEGEDGPVIAALAELVELARDLGAANVRVFPGGGDQDPAEADAIAARRLGAAAPHAADLGVRILLETHDSHRAGADVARVVGTVGHGRIGAIWDVMHTWLAGEEPVASHAVLAPHLGYVQVKDIASAEDTTPLALGAGILPLKECLDTLDPDSWVCWEYEKRWYAEAAGLPDLLAAGREHILRLGAPKQ; translated from the coding sequence GTGAAGCTCGCTTTCTCGACCCTCGGAGTTCCGGGGATGCCCGTGGCGGACGTGGTGCGGCTCGCCGCCGGGAACGGCTACCACGGGGTGGAGCTGCGTGCCCATCCCGAGGAGCCGGTCCACCCCGGCCTCACCGCTCTCGAACGGACGGCCGTCGCCGAGGAGTTCAAGCGGGGTGGGGTCGAGGTCCTGACCGTCGCCGGATATGTGAGGGTCGCCGCGGAGGGCGAGGACGGGCCGGTGATCGCGGCGCTCGCCGAGCTGGTGGAGCTGGCCCGCGACCTGGGTGCGGCGAACGTCCGGGTGTTCCCCGGCGGAGGGGACCAGGACCCGGCCGAGGCCGACGCGATCGCCGCGCGGCGGCTGGGGGCCGCCGCGCCGCACGCCGCCGACCTGGGCGTGCGGATCCTGCTGGAGACCCATGACTCGCACCGCGCCGGGGCCGACGTGGCCCGGGTGGTGGGGACCGTCGGACACGGTCGGATCGGTGCGATCTGGGACGTCATGCACACCTGGCTGGCCGGTGAGGAACCCGTGGCCAGCCACGCGGTGCTGGCCCCGCACCTGGGATACGTACAGGTGAAGGACATCGCGTCCGCCGAGGACACCACACCGCTGGCCCTCGGCGCCGGGATACTGCCGCTGAAGGAGTGCCTGGACACGCTGGACCCGGACAGCTGGGTCTGCTGGGAGTACGAGAAGCGCTGGTACGCCGAGGCCGCCGGCCTCCCGGATCTGCTCGCCGCGGGACGGGAACACATCCTGCGGCTCGGCGCGCCGAAGCAGTAG
- a CDS encoding LysR family transcriptional regulator: MLDLSRLRALHAVSVHGSVAGAAAALGYTASAVSQQITKLERETRTTLLERRGRGVALTEDAIHLAETAQRLLAIVEQAETTLEQRRGQPTGRLSIAAFASAARGLLPGVLAELGREYPALDARLTEVDPHLSVDLVANGVIDLAVAHDWDISPLPAPEGVAQAVLGDDRCDLLVPEGHPLAGRAAVRREDLAKERWVCQPPGTVCHDWLVRTLRAAGYEPDIRHRAEENHTQLALVAAGLGVAMIPRLGRGPLPPGVAAVRLDPVPVRRLYALWRTEAARRPAIIAAVSALQGAAEALRKAA, from the coding sequence GTGCTCGACCTGTCCCGGCTGCGCGCCCTGCACGCCGTCTCCGTCCACGGCTCCGTCGCGGGGGCCGCCGCCGCTCTCGGCTACACCGCCTCGGCGGTCTCCCAGCAGATCACCAAGCTGGAGCGGGAGACCCGCACGACGCTGCTCGAACGGCGGGGGCGCGGGGTGGCGCTCACCGAGGACGCCATCCATCTCGCCGAAACCGCCCAGCGGTTGCTGGCGATCGTGGAGCAGGCCGAGACGACGCTCGAACAGCGCCGGGGGCAGCCGACGGGACGGCTGTCCATCGCCGCGTTCGCCTCCGCGGCACGCGGGCTGCTGCCGGGAGTGCTGGCCGAACTGGGGCGGGAGTACCCGGCGCTGGACGCCCGGCTCACCGAGGTCGATCCGCATCTGTCGGTCGACCTGGTGGCGAACGGCGTGATCGATCTCGCGGTCGCCCACGACTGGGACATCAGTCCGCTGCCGGCGCCGGAGGGCGTCGCGCAGGCGGTGCTCGGCGACGACCGGTGCGATCTGCTGGTGCCGGAGGGGCACCCGCTCGCCGGCCGGGCGGCGGTGCGGCGGGAGGACCTGGCCAAGGAGCGGTGGGTGTGCCAGCCGCCCGGCACGGTGTGCCACGACTGGCTCGTACGGACGCTGCGTGCGGCGGGCTACGAGCCGGACATCCGCCACCGGGCGGAGGAGAACCACACCCAGCTGGCCCTGGTCGCGGCCGGGCTCGGCGTGGCGATGATCCCCCGCCTCGGCCGCGGGCCACTGCCGCCGGGCGTGGCCGCGGTGCGGCTGGACCCCGTGCCGGTGCGGCGGCTGTACGCGCTGTGGCGTACGGAGGCGGCACGGCGCCCCGCGATCATCGCGGCGGTGTCGGCGCTGCAAGGGGCGGCCGAGGCGCTCCGAAAGGCCGCCTGA